The genomic window AGCCTGACCGGAGACGCCGTTTCGGCCACGGCGAGTTTCGCCACGTCGTGCATCAGCATCACGGCCGAACCCCGCACGATCGGCTACTGGAAGCACCAGGTGAACGTCTATCTCACCGGCAAGGGCAAGGCGCAGGAGACCTTGAGCGACATGATCCGGTTCGTCGACCTGATCGTGGAGCACTTCAACGAGAACATCGTCAACCCGGTGATCATCTACGATCCCAGCAGCGGGGGCACGACACTCCAGAAGATGCAGCAGCTGCTCACGGTGAACATGGGTGGGACGATGCTCGACCGTGCCAAGCAGCAGATGCTCGCCCTGCTTCTCAACGTGGTGTCGGGCAAGATCTCGCAGACGCAGGTCATCAGCCCGAACGGTGCGACCGTCTCGCAGGCGATCACCTACGCCAACGACCTGATCACGGACGCCAACGTCGCCAACGACGAGACCGCCAAGACCATCGCCGACATCATCAACAACGGCCGCCCGGTGCCTTCCGGCATGGTGCCGGCCAGCACGCGGGTCATCACGTACCGCAATCCGGTGGGCCCGGCGGTGGCCGTGCAGTTCGGCCTGGCCGCCCCGTACCCGAACCCGGCGCGCGGCACAAATGTGAGCATCAACTTCTCGGTCAGCCGGTCCGGGCCGGTCGAGCTGCGCCTGTATGACGTGACCGGGCGAAACGTGCGCGTCCTGGCACGCGGCGGGCGCGAGCCCGGCAATTACAGCGTGACGTGGGACGGCCGGGACGACACGGGGAATTCCGTGGCGTCGGGGGTATACTACTGCAGACTCACCGCCCCGGAGGGCATGCGCAGTCGATCGTTCGCCGTGATGCGCTAGGCGGGTTCGTACGAGGAGGGAACCGTGAAGCTTCGGATGGTCTTTCTGGCCGCAGCGCTGCTGGCGCTCCCCGCAGTCGCGGGCGCGGGCAACGTCTGTGACGCCTACTACCGTCTGTACCATCTGACTCCCGGCGGGCCGGTGCGCGTGCTTTCGAACGCGCCCCTGCCACCGGGAAGCAACGTGCCCCCGAACAACCAGTGGCGTTACGAATACGAGGTGATGAACAAGTCCACGGTGGGGGGGACGCTGGGCACCTTCTACGCGTTCTTCAACTCCACGAACCTGGACCTGGCGCACTTCGTTTCGGGCACGATGCCGGCGAGCTGGACCGTCCTGCAGCAGGGTCCGGTCGCGCCGAACTACAACTACAAGGTTCGCTACAGGACCACTTCCAGTGGCGCGATGATCACGTCCGGAAACAAGCTCATCTGCACGGCCACGTTCAACTGGACCGGGAGCACGACCCCGGGCCCGCAGAACTACGACATCGTGGTGTCCGGCGGCTCGGAGCCCGGTGTCACCGTGGAGATCATGGACTTGACCCCGACGGCCCCGATGACGTGGGGCAGGTTGAAGCGCGACTATCGCTAGCGCGAAGTGACTTGCAGCGGGACCCGATCACGGCGGCCGTCTCCCTCGCGGGGACGGCCGCTCCATTCGGTGAGTGGACGACCCCGGCCAGCTGAAGGGAAGCGTCGATCGGCGGGAAGCCCAGGGAGGCCCGCCCATCACCCCAGCGCCGGCCTGCGCAAGTGAAACCCCGTCGCCTCCTGGTATGCCCGCGCGAACGCCAGCAGTTTCGCCTCCTGGTACAGGTTCGCCAGGAAGGTGAGGCTCGTCGGGGTGCCCGGCCCGCCAAAGTTGTTCTCCGCGCCCTCTTCGCTGGACGGGGGTGGCGGGGCGTCATCTCCACGGAAGCCGTTCGGGAGGATCAGTGCCGGCTGGCCGGTCAGGTTGGTGACGACCAGTTGCTGGCTGTTGGTCGGCGCGACGACGACATCCACCTTCCCGAACGCCGCGGCGACTGCATCCATCGCCATCCGGCGGGCCCGGCTCGCCTGGATATACTCCACCGCGGGGATGAAACGCGCGGCCCGAAACGCGTTGGGCCAGTCATCCTTGCCCTGGGCGGTGAGGAGCTTGTCCCTCCCGCTGCGTGTCAGCTCGTCGAAGGCTGAGGCGGCCTCCGCAAGCAGCATCTGCACCATCGGGTCATAGGGCAGCTCGGGGAGTTCGACGGGAATCAGGTGCACCCCCATCCGGCGGATCGCCTCCAGGGCCGCGTCGGTGAAACGCCGGTCGTACTCGCCCCGGGCTCGCGCCGCCTCGCGCAGCTTCCTGGCCTCTTCCTGCTTCTTCGATTCTTCAGGCGTCGGAGCCCCGGCTTCGGGAGCAGCGGCGGCCTCGTCGCCAGTGCCCGGCTTGCGTTCGAAGTCTCCCTTCAGATACCCGATACGGAGCACCTTCCAATCCAGGCGCGCGTTCCAGTTGAACACGGCATTTCCGACGGTTCGGTCCCGACCGTCCGGTCCGTGGATCGCGTCCAGCACCAGGGCGCAGTCTTCAACCGTCCGACAGATCGGGCCCAGCTTGTCCATGCTCCATGACAGCGCCATGGCTCCGGTCCGGGGCACGAGGCCGAACGTGGGGCGAAGGCCCGTGACGCCGCACCGGGTCGAGGGGGAGGAGATGGACCCGAGGGTCTCCGAGCCCATGCTGAAGGAGACGCATCCGGCGGCGGTCGCGGAAGCGGGGCCCGCGGAGGATCCACTGGAGCCCTGCTTCGGGTTCCAGGGACTGCGCGTCCGGCCCCCGAACCACAAGTCACCCATCGCCAGCGCCCCCAGCGTGAGCTTGGCCACCAGCACCGCACCCGCCTGGTCCAGCCGCTTCACCACGGTGGCGTCTTCCTGCAGGACCTGTTGCTCGAAGCCTCCGGCTCCCCACGTGGTGGGGTAGCCCTTCACGGCCAGCAGGTCCTTGGCCCCCCAGGCCAGGCCATGCAGCGGTCCACGGTACCGTCCCGCGGCGATCTCCCGGTCCGCGTCCCGTGCCTGCGCCATCGCCCGATCCTCGGTCAGGGTCACGACGAACTTCAGGCGTGGATCGAATCGCTTGAGCCGCTCCAGGTAGAGGGCGGTCAGGGTGGAGGAGGACAACTTGCGGGTGCGAATCCACTCGGCCTGCTGGCGGGCGCTGGCGAAGGCCAGGGCCTCCGGATCCCGCGGCACGCCGCTCGCGGGAGCGGCCGAAGCCCGCAGCGGCCGTCGCCGCGTCTCGTAAGGAGTGCCCGGCAACACCGGATCGAAACGCATCGCCGGCTCGATGGTGTTGGGCATGTGCAGCGCGTGGATGGCCTCGTAGCCCTTGGCCGCGTCGTTCAGGCTCTCGATCAGCATCTCCTTGTGCTCATCGGAGATCTTCACGTCGGCGATTTCAGAAGCGTCATCGATCATCTTCCGCGTGATTCGATCCGCCTTGGCGGACTGTGCCTGCGCCCAGAGCACACCCGGAAGCAGCGTGCCGCCAAGACCCAGACCCATGAACAACCTGACGAAGCTGCGACGATCCAGCATGACGTTTCCTCCCTGCTCGATCCGAGCTTGCCGGCCAGTATAGCCCACGCTCCGACTTTCTCACAGAATCCGGGGCGATCCCTCCCGCGACGCGCTCCGACCGGTGACAGCGGGACCCAGGCTGCCGAAGGTTTGAATCCTTTGTCACTCGCCTGCATCCATGGGGACAGGTTTCAGGCCTGAATTGAAGGGGGTTTCTGCATTCCTGGAGGATCATCCGCCATGAATACAGGTACGACACTTCCGCGCCCGGACACACATGCCACCCCGGGCGTGAACCGTGGCTTCGCCCCGGGCCTGGCTGCCGGATTCGCCTTCCTGCTGTGTGCTCCTGGATTGCTCGCCTCGCCCCGAACTGCGGCTTCGATCTCGGTCTTCTCCACCGGGTTTGAGAGCGGTTTACCCGCGCAGATCGCTGCCCCCGGAGCAGCCCTCGAGGGTGTCCAGGGCTATGCCGGCCTGGGAGCGGCAGGCAACCAATTCTCCGGGAGCTTCCTCCGCGACACGAGCACTTCGCGAACCCGGCCTCCGGGCTCAGTCTGGCTTCCGGCGTGTACTTCGTGCGGCTCAGCCAGGGAGGCGATGTCCGCGGCGCTCGCGTGGCCGTGATCAACTGATGGCGGCAGTGACCTTGTGCCTGACCGCCCACCGATGAGGGACTCTTGTCCCTGACCCCCGGAACACGCCTCGGAATCTACGAAATCACCGCGCCCCTTGGCGCCGGCGGCATGGGCGAAGTGTATCGCGCCCGCGATACGCGCCTGGGCCGCGAGGTGGCGCTGAAGGTGCTTCCCGCCGACGTGGCGTCCGACGCCGGCCGCCTGGCCCGGTTCGAGCACGAGGCCCGCACGGTCGCCTCGATCAACCACCCGAACATCGTCACCCTATTCTCCGTCGAGGACGCCCATGGCACCCGGTTCCTGACCATGGAGCTGGTCGAAGGCCAGGGGCTCGACCGTCACGTCGCCCCGGGTGGGCTGCCGGTCGCGCGCGTGGTGGCGCTGGGCATCGCGCTCGCGGACGCGCTGGCGGCGGCTCACGAGAAGGGCGTGGTGCACCGGGACCTCAAGCCCGCAAACATAATGCTGACGCCCGAGGGGCGGGTGAAGGTGCTCGACTTCGGGCTGGCGAAGCTCGAGACACCACCCTCCGACATTGACTTCACGAGGACCGCAACCCTCGCGGAACCCCTCTCGGCCGACGGGCAGGTCATGGGCACCGTGCCCTACATGGCCCCGGAGCAGGTGCGCGGCGAGGCGGTGGACAGCCGCACGGATCTGTTCGCCCTCGGCATCGTGCTCTACGAGCTGGCCACGGGCCGACGGCCGTTCGACGGC from Candidatus Eisenbacteria bacterium includes these protein-coding regions:
- a CDS encoding T9SS type A sorting domain-containing protein translates to MRHTPSLVSACLLALTMLQPIPAVAQTGFTADAALTYLGTFGGVQRYRYDYTLTNTEDAYGLTAFRVFFNSSPTEPFAPTGDYATLVSYAAPAGWNDVYVQAKNEFGQWYIEWNYEFSPPPDPLALGAGLSGFSVVFDWTGPDLLPSAQHAQASNGEAYSGQTNVALGSITGVVTGACGGANPPLQGITVDLFFVDNGLDVLVATMGTNASGSYEFPGLPLGEYRVVIVTPLGYVADPQVQTVSLTGDAVSATASFATSCISITAEPRTIGYWKHQVNVYLTGKGKAQETLSDMIRFVDLIVEHFNENIVNPVIIYDPSSGGTTLQKMQQLLTVNMGGTMLDRAKQQMLALLLNVVSGKISQTQVISPNGATVSQAITYANDLITDANVANDETAKTIADIINNGRPVPSGMVPASTRVITYRNPVGPAVAVQFGLAAPYPNPARGTNVSINFSVSRSGPVELRLYDVTGRNVRVLARGGREPGNYSVTWDGRDDTGNSVASGVYYCRLTAPEGMRSRSFAVMR
- a CDS encoding amidase, whose amino-acid sequence is MLDRRSFVRLFMGLGLGGTLLPGVLWAQAQSAKADRITRKMIDDASEIADVKISDEHKEMLIESLNDAAKGYEAIHALHMPNTIEPAMRFDPVLPGTPYETRRRPLRASAAPASGVPRDPEALAFASARQQAEWIRTRKLSSSTLTALYLERLKRFDPRLKFVVTLTEDRAMAQARDADREIAAGRYRGPLHGLAWGAKDLLAVKGYPTTWGAGGFEQQVLQEDATVVKRLDQAGAVLVAKLTLGALAMGDLWFGGRTRSPWNPKQGSSGSSAGPASATAAGCVSFSMGSETLGSISSPSTRCGVTGLRPTFGLVPRTGAMALSWSMDKLGPICRTVEDCALVLDAIHGPDGRDRTVGNAVFNWNARLDWKVLRIGYLKGDFERKPGTGDEAAAAPEAGAPTPEESKKQEEARKLREAARARGEYDRRFTDAALEAIRRMGVHLIPVELPELPYDPMVQMLLAEAASAFDELTRSGRDKLLTAQGKDDWPNAFRAARFIPAVEYIQASRARRMAMDAVAAAFGKVDVVVAPTNSQQLVVTNLTGQPALILPNGFRGDDAPPPPSSEEGAENNFGGPGTPTSLTFLANLYQEAKLLAFARAYQEATGFHLRRPALG